The following coding sequences lie in one Glycine soja cultivar W05 chromosome 16, ASM419377v2, whole genome shotgun sequence genomic window:
- the LOC114389801 gene encoding uncharacterized protein LOC114389801, which produces MEHKAYWALKFLNFDEKASREHRKIQLLELEEMRLTTYESSKLYKGRVKAYHDKMLLKKDFKPGQQVLLFNSRLKLFPGKLKSKWSRPFVIKKVRPYGAIEPYNPQSQDPDKTWVVNGQRLKLYHGGDFKKAHNTIYFITH; this is translated from the coding sequence ATGGAACATAAAGCATATTGGGCTCTGAAATTTCTGAATTTTGATGAGAAGGCATCCAGGGAGCACAGGAAGATTCAACTGTTGGAGTTGGAAGAAATGCGACTGACAACTTATGAATCTTCAAAACTCTATAAAGGAAGAGTTAAGGCCTACCACGATAAAATGTTGTTGAAGAAAGACTTCAAACCGGGACAACAGGTACTActttttaattcaagattgaaattaTTTCCTGGTAAGCTGAAATCTAAATGGTCTAGACCCTTTGTCATCAAGAAAGTTCGACCTTATGGTGCAATAGAGCCATATAACCCACAATCTCAGGACCCTGACAAAACATGGGTGGTAAATGGCCAGAGGTTGAAATTGTACCATGGTGGAGATTTTAAAAAGGCTCACAACACCATATATTTTATCACCCATTGA